In Desulfovibrio litoralis DSM 11393, a genomic segment contains:
- the aroA gene encoding 3-phosphoshikimate 1-carboxyvinyltransferase has translation MSTPNTITIEAPASKSVSHRTVLAAALASGESIVHNVLESRDLSQTMAILQAVGATISKQKPGTYLVKGLNACPKGSSTKENPVSCDVHESGTTCRLLTAILGAGQGWFRVHGAPRMHERPLAELIKVLRIQGAEVICEQNEGYPPIIINASGFKEHYCEISLDESSQYLSGLLLAAPFALRNSREYKKHDSAQEITINIIGNKVVSFPYVALTLEILELHKIPFNIELKDANGDWNSVNWREIQDFKPHNLRIKIKEADYKAGEYIVEGDWSNASYFFAAGILGNKPLEIKGLKANSLQGDKAIVSILRQMGAKIEEKADGELTIFTVYPSKLKGISVDMSACPDLVPTVAVVAAFAEGTTHIYNVAHLKIKECDRIAVPAQSLRLAEVKAEEKEDGLIIYGGITKTARTIALSTHQDHRIAMSLSLLEFAKIKPDFDDPSCVNKSFPNFWDKWKIVQDNLIEK, from the coding sequence ATGTCAACACCTAATACTATTACAATCGAAGCTCCGGCTTCAAAGTCAGTTTCACACCGCACAGTTTTGGCGGCTGCTCTTGCCAGCGGCGAATCTATTGTACATAACGTTTTAGAAAGCCGTGATTTGAGCCAAACAATGGCAATTCTTCAGGCTGTCGGTGCAACAATCAGCAAACAAAAACCCGGAACTTATTTGGTTAAAGGTCTTAATGCTTGTCCAAAAGGTAGCAGCACAAAAGAAAACCCCGTGTCTTGTGATGTGCATGAATCAGGTACAACTTGCAGATTATTAACCGCTATTCTCGGCGCAGGTCAAGGTTGGTTCAGGGTCCATGGAGCACCAAGAATGCATGAACGCCCTTTGGCAGAGCTGATTAAAGTTTTGCGCATTCAAGGGGCAGAGGTAATTTGTGAACAAAACGAAGGTTATCCGCCAATTATAATCAACGCCTCAGGTTTTAAAGAACATTATTGCGAAATAAGCTTAGATGAATCAAGCCAATATCTTTCCGGTTTATTATTGGCGGCCCCTTTCGCCCTAAGAAACTCTCGGGAATATAAAAAACACGATTCAGCACAAGAAATTACAATTAACATTATTGGAAATAAGGTTGTGTCTTTTCCTTATGTTGCCCTTACTTTAGAAATTTTGGAATTACATAAAATTCCGTTTAATATAGAGTTAAAAGATGCGAATGGCGATTGGAATTCTGTTAACTGGCGAGAAATTCAAGATTTTAAACCCCACAATTTAAGAATTAAAATAAAAGAAGCCGATTACAAAGCCGGTGAATATATCGTTGAAGGCGATTGGTCAAACGCATCTTACTTTTTTGCCGCCGGCATACTCGGAAATAAACCGTTAGAAATTAAAGGCTTAAAAGCAAACTCTCTTCAGGGCGATAAGGCAATAGTCTCTATTTTAAGACAAATGGGTGCAAAAATAGAAGAAAAAGCTGACGGCGAACTGACAATATTTACGGTTTATCCTTCCAAACTGAAAGGTATAAGCGTTGATATGAGTGCCTGCCCCGATCTGGTGCCAACCGTTGCTGTTGTTGCCGCTTTCGCCGAAGGAACAACCCATATTTATAATGTTGCCCACCTTAAAATCAAAGAATGCGACCGTATAGCCGTTCCGGCTCAAAGTTTAAGACTCGCCGAAGTTAAAGCCGAAGAAAAAGAAGACGGACTAATCATTTACGGCGGAATAACTAAAACAGCTCGAACTATAGCCTTATCGACTCACCAAGATCACAGAATAGCCATGAGTCTTTCCCTTCTCGAATTTGCCAAAATCAAACCCGATTTTGACGACCCGAGTTGTGTAAATAAGTCTTTTCCAAACTTCTGGGATAAATGGAAAATAGTTCAAGACAATTTAATCGAAAAATAA
- a CDS encoding adenosylcobinamide-GDP ribazoletransferase: MNKVLSFFACELRLFFTALTFLTRFYIKCSNKIEEIQDSVKYYPLVGLFIGFIGISLITGLTLITPLPNLFSAFLYVFWLYYITKALHWDGLADLTDACGVNKSKFYEVLKDSHIGAFGVLSLIFGIFAQILLLYTYLENTSFSTSYDHFFKTSLTLAFMPFWGRFCAILLAFISKSGFCAKPNSQSLGELCVNGVNKTNLYPTLLLAALLLFNTASSTMMFVLCLGTSLTLIKLSKISRDNKVFNGDFLGTSIICGETVYLFSLIFNQ; the protein is encoded by the coding sequence ATGAATAAAGTTCTCTCGTTTTTCGCTTGTGAATTGCGACTATTTTTTACTGCTCTTACTTTTTTAACACGTTTTTATATAAAATGTAGCAATAAAATAGAAGAGATTCAAGACTCTGTAAAATATTATCCTTTAGTCGGGCTGTTCATTGGCTTTATAGGAATAAGCCTGATTACGGGATTAACTTTAATAACCCCTTTACCCAATTTATTCTCGGCATTTTTATATGTTTTTTGGCTCTATTATATAACCAAAGCCCTACACTGGGACGGACTTGCCGATTTAACTGACGCTTGCGGAGTAAATAAAAGCAAATTTTATGAGGTATTAAAAGACAGCCATATCGGAGCTTTTGGCGTATTAAGTTTAATATTTGGAATTTTCGCTCAAATCTTGTTGCTTTATACTTATTTGGAAAACACATCTTTTTCTACAAGTTATGATCACTTTTTTAAAACAAGTTTAACGCTTGCTTTTATGCCGTTTTGGGGAAGATTTTGTGCTATACTGCTCGCTTTTATCTCAAAAAGCGGATTTTGCGCAAAACCAAATTCTCAAAGCCTCGGCGAACTTTGTGTTAACGGAGTAAACAAAACCAACTTATACCCGACTCTTCTTTTAGCAGCTTTGTTGTTATTTAACACAGCCTCAAGCACAATGATGTTTGTTTTATGCTTGGGAACAAGTTTGACCTTAATCAAATTGTCAAAAATTTCACGGGACAATAAGGTTTTTAACGGAGATTTTTTGGGAACAAGTATTATTTGCGGTGAAACTGTTTATTTATTTAGTTTGATTTTTAATCAATAA
- the lepA gene encoding translation elongation factor 4: MSKREHIRNFSIIAHIDHGKSTLADRILEKTGLITARDQRDQYLDRMDIERERGITIKAQSVRIPYKAKNGKDYILNLIDTPGHVDFGYEVSRSLAACEGSLLVVDATQGVEAQTLANVYLALENNHEIIPVLNKVDLPSADVDKVKVEIEEGIGLDCSHAVPVSAKTGIGVEELIEDIVDRLPPPEGDPDAPLKALVFDSWYDSYQGVVVLFRMIDGKIRKGDRIKMFSTGISYEVVRLGVFSPDILDIEQLEAGEVGFFCANIKVLSDAKVGDTVTSENNPTLTPIEGFKEAKPMVFCGLYPSDSVDYEQLKQSLEKLQLNDAAFSYEPETSQALGFGFRCGFLGLLHMEIIQERLEREFQIDLIATAPSVVYKVETTDGKTLMIDNPSKLPDPGRIVTLYEPYVSMEVHVPNEYVGNILKLCEEKRGIQKDMRYLSATRVVISYELPFAEIVYDFFDRLKSGSKGYASMDYEFSEYHSSDLVRLDMRINGDPVDALAVIVHREKAYYYGRAVALKLKRTIPRQLFEVIIQASIGNKVIARERNAPIGKNVIAKCYGGDITRKRKLLEKQKEGKKRMKRMGNVELPQEAFLAALRLDDE, from the coding sequence ATGTCTAAACGGGAACATATCAGAAATTTTAGCATTATTGCTCATATCGATCACGGTAAGTCAACTTTGGCCGACCGTATTCTTGAAAAAACAGGGCTTATAACCGCCAGAGATCAACGAGATCAATATCTTGATCGCATGGATATAGAGCGAGAGCGTGGTATTACGATTAAAGCTCAAAGCGTACGTATACCTTATAAAGCAAAAAACGGCAAAGATTATATTCTTAACCTTATAGATACTCCCGGACACGTTGACTTTGGTTACGAGGTTTCTCGTTCTTTGGCGGCTTGTGAGGGTTCTTTGTTGGTTGTTGATGCAACGCAGGGTGTTGAGGCTCAAACCTTGGCAAACGTTTATCTTGCCCTTGAAAACAACCATGAAATCATTCCCGTTTTAAATAAGGTTGATTTGCCGAGTGCTGATGTAGATAAAGTTAAGGTGGAAATTGAAGAGGGTATCGGGCTTGATTGTTCTCACGCTGTTCCCGTTTCAGCTAAAACAGGGATTGGCGTAGAAGAGTTGATTGAAGATATTGTTGATCGTTTGCCCCCGCCCGAGGGTGATCCCGACGCCCCTTTAAAAGCCTTGGTTTTTGATTCATGGTATGATTCATATCAAGGGGTTGTTGTTCTTTTTAGAATGATAGACGGAAAAATCAGAAAAGGCGACCGCATAAAAATGTTTTCAACCGGTATTTCTTATGAAGTTGTGCGTTTGGGAGTTTTTTCTCCGGATATTTTAGATATCGAACAACTGGAAGCGGGTGAAGTAGGATTTTTCTGTGCAAACATTAAGGTTTTGAGTGATGCTAAAGTTGGGGATACCGTTACGAGTGAAAATAACCCGACTTTAACACCGATTGAGGGTTTTAAAGAGGCTAAACCAATGGTTTTTTGTGGCCTCTATCCTTCTGATAGTGTTGATTATGAACAACTTAAACAGTCTTTGGAAAAACTTCAGCTTAACGATGCTGCCTTTAGTTATGAACCTGAAACCTCACAGGCTTTGGGCTTTGGTTTTAGGTGTGGCTTTTTAGGGCTGTTGCATATGGAAATTATTCAGGAACGCCTTGAACGAGAGTTTCAAATAGACTTAATCGCAACGGCTCCTTCGGTTGTTTATAAAGTAGAGACAACGGACGGTAAAACTTTGATGATTGATAACCCATCAAAATTACCCGACCCCGGACGTATTGTTACTTTATATGAACCTTATGTGAGTATGGAAGTTCATGTGCCTAATGAATATGTGGGCAATATTTTAAAATTATGTGAAGAAAAACGCGGTATTCAAAAAGATATGCGTTATCTTTCGGCAACCAGAGTCGTAATCAGCTATGAATTGCCTTTTGCGGAAATAGTTTATGACTTTTTCGACCGCTTAAAATCAGGCTCAAAAGGCTATGCCTCTATGGACTATGAGTTTAGCGAATATCATAGTTCAGACCTTGTACGGCTTGATATGCGTATTAACGGTGATCCTGTTGACGCCTTGGCGGTTATTGTTCACAGAGAAAAAGCTTATTATTACGGAAGGGCGGTTGCTTTAAAGTTAAAAAGAACTATTCCGCGTCAACTTTTTGAAGTAATTATTCAAGCTTCTATCGGTAATAAAGTTATTGCCAGAGAACGCAATGCACCGATTGGGAAAAACGTAATTGCCAAATGTTATGGTGGTGATATTACTCGTAAACGTAAACTTCTTGAAAAACAAAAAGAAGGTAAAAAACGCATGAAACGCATGGGTAACGTTGAATTACCTCAAGAAGCGTTTTTAGCCGCCTTAAGACTTGATGATGAATAA
- the lepB gene encoding signal peptidase I codes for MEQSRNIIVDYIEALVIAVILALFIRAFIVQAYTIPSGSMKDTLLIGDFLLVNKFAYGIKIPFTNKTIINTGEPQHGDIIVFANPNDPDKEDYIKRVVGLPGDVLEMRDHVLYRNGEKVDESYLRELVPYGSTADKSNFASITVPPDSFFMMGDNRDESWDSRGWGFVPREKLIGKAWRIYWSWDKETSSVRWGRIGSSMQTLSKQ; via the coding sequence ATGGAACAAAGTAGAAATATTATAGTTGATTATATCGAAGCATTAGTGATTGCGGTAATTCTTGCATTATTTATTCGTGCATTTATTGTGCAGGCATATACAATACCTTCGGGTTCCATGAAAGATACTTTACTCATAGGCGATTTTTTACTCGTAAATAAATTTGCTTATGGCATTAAAATTCCTTTTACCAATAAAACAATTATAAATACGGGCGAACCACAACACGGCGATATTATTGTTTTCGCCAACCCTAATGACCCAGATAAAGAAGATTATATCAAAAGAGTTGTCGGGTTGCCGGGTGATGTGCTTGAAATGCGAGATCACGTTCTTTATCGTAACGGAGAAAAGGTTGATGAATCTTATTTAAGAGAGCTTGTACCCTATGGTTCAACTGCTGATAAAAGCAATTTTGCTTCTATTACAGTTCCACCCGATTCTTTTTTTATGATGGGTGATAACCGTGATGAATCATGGGATTCTCGAGGTTGGGGTTTTGTTCCGAGAGAAAAGCTAATCGGAAAAGCTTGGCGTATTTATTGGTCTTGGGACAAAGAAACCTCTTCGGTGCGTTGGGGGCGGATAGGTAGCTCAATGCAAACTTTGTCTAAGCAATAA
- the lepB gene encoding signal peptidase I: MNKRLTTALVAFVVVFVLAQLFNYYIIRLYQVHSNEMQLSVLDGDYVLVNQVVYRNQPSMLDSFYDLFGTKQEIRNGDIVLVAFNDKTDRKFTKLKLLRVIGVPGDQIKIDNKKVFRNSEALLETYVSHSAAEEFLPLRDEMEEVIVPEKQYFLLADNRDIGQDSRVFGFVPRENIIGKASSVLFSYDNGYGSFRNKRTFFELK, encoded by the coding sequence ATGAATAAACGTCTTACAACAGCCTTAGTTGCTTTTGTTGTTGTCTTTGTGTTGGCCCAATTATTCAATTATTATATTATAAGGCTTTATCAGGTTCATTCAAATGAAATGCAATTAAGCGTTTTAGATGGTGATTATGTCTTGGTTAATCAAGTTGTTTATCGTAATCAACCAAGCATGCTTGATTCTTTTTATGATTTATTCGGAACAAAACAAGAAATTCGTAATGGTGATATTGTTTTGGTTGCGTTTAACGATAAGACAGACCGAAAATTTACCAAATTAAAATTGTTAAGAGTAATTGGCGTTCCCGGAGACCAAATTAAAATAGATAATAAAAAGGTCTTTAGAAACAGCGAAGCACTTTTAGAAACTTATGTCTCACACAGTGCTGCTGAAGAATTTTTGCCTTTAAGAGACGAAATGGAAGAGGTTATCGTTCCGGAAAAACAATATTTTCTTTTGGCTGATAATCGAGATATAGGTCAAGATTCTCGTGTCTTTGGTTTTGTTCCGAGAGAAAATATTATTGGTAAAGCAAGTTCTGTTTTATTTTCTTATGATAACGGTTATGGTTCTTTTCGTAATAAACGGACGTTTTTTGAATTAAAGTAA
- a CDS encoding chemotaxis protein, protein MSQTNILLQTGTNELEVVEFYIDEEGYRGHYGVNVAKVLEIIRMQQVTAIPQMRHPSVMGAFPHRDGRVVPLVDLAIYLGKKRIEKEPCKIIVTEFNQVITAFMVSGVNRIHRISWQEVEAPGAFLQHTSGSSITGVLRLEGRVVFLLDMESIVGDLDPKLAIRFDNIAQATKDSNRTFTVLHCDDSNNVRSLVKKLMENSGSFKVIQVNNGQDAWDKLTQWEREIAESGEPITNYVQAVITDIEMPKMDGLTLCRKIKETPSLRVLPVALFSSLITDKLEHKGETVGADAQFAKPDLQELSAKIIDLINKGSSEKAPIPIQE, encoded by the coding sequence ATGTCTCAAACAAATATTTTGTTGCAAACAGGCACAAACGAACTTGAAGTTGTAGAATTCTATATAGATGAAGAAGGCTATAGGGGACACTACGGTGTTAACGTTGCCAAGGTTCTCGAAATAATTAGAATGCAACAAGTTACCGCTATTCCTCAAATGCGACACCCAAGCGTTATGGGTGCTTTCCCCCACCGTGATGGACGAGTTGTTCCCTTAGTTGATCTTGCAATATATCTAGGCAAAAAACGTATAGAAAAAGAACCTTGCAAGATTATTGTTACAGAGTTTAACCAAGTTATTACCGCTTTTATGGTTTCCGGTGTAAACCGCATTCACCGTATCAGTTGGCAAGAAGTAGAAGCCCCCGGTGCATTTTTACAACATACTAGCGGAAGCTCAATAACCGGTGTCTTACGGCTTGAAGGGCGTGTTGTTTTTTTACTTGATATGGAAAGCATAGTCGGCGATCTCGACCCTAAATTGGCGATTCGCTTTGATAATATCGCCCAAGCGACAAAAGACAGCAATAGAACATTTACGGTCTTACATTGCGATGACTCAAACAACGTTCGTAGTCTTGTTAAAAAATTAATGGAAAACAGCGGAAGTTTTAAAGTTATTCAAGTCAATAACGGTCAAGACGCATGGGACAAACTAACCCAGTGGGAACGAGAAATCGCAGAGTCGGGAGAACCGATTACAAATTATGTACAAGCGGTTATTACTGATATTGAAATGCCTAAAATGGACGGGCTGACTTTATGTCGAAAAATTAAAGAAACTCCCTCACTACGAGTTTTGCCGGTCGCCTTATTTTCATCACTAATTACAGACAAGCTTGAACATAAAGGGGAAACTGTCGGAGCGGACGCTCAGTTTGCTAAACCTGACCTTCAAGAACTCAGTGCAAAAATTATCGACTTAATTAATAAAGGCTCAAGCGAAAAAGCCCCTATCCCAATTCAAGAGTAA
- a CDS encoding prephenate dehydrogenase/arogenate dehydrogenase family protein translates to MQKENIVFIGGNGRMGQLLQDRLHNTDFNAISLDRPLGKKRLEQEIKNAVAVVLCTPVEAISEIMSLITPYLDDNKLLMDISSIKVMPMQTMQQHYQGPIIGTHPLFGPGAKRVCISSKNIETSTQLKVALTPADNCPTKWVEWSINFFRQMSFSPFITTPQIHDKAASAIQGLNFITSAAYFAMMANHPEYVDFLTPSFQRRLESSQKSLTEDGEIFCAMFNDNPSSQETVEEFQAYLAKATKDIKKILKQARWWWEN, encoded by the coding sequence ATGCAAAAAGAAAATATAGTTTTTATCGGCGGAAATGGACGCATGGGACAACTTTTACAAGATCGTCTTCATAATACTGACTTTAATGCCATAAGTCTTGATCGCCCTTTAGGCAAAAAACGCTTGGAACAAGAAATAAAAAACGCAGTAGCAGTCGTTTTATGTACACCCGTCGAAGCAATAAGCGAGATAATGTCGCTTATTACTCCATATTTAGACGATAACAAGCTTTTGATGGATATAAGCTCAATTAAAGTGATGCCTATGCAAACAATGCAACAGCACTATCAAGGACCGATTATAGGAACTCACCCTCTCTTTGGACCAGGGGCAAAAAGAGTTTGCATTTCTTCTAAAAACATTGAAACATCAACTCAATTAAAAGTCGCTTTAACACCTGCCGACAATTGTCCGACAAAGTGGGTTGAGTGGTCTATTAATTTTTTTAGACAAATGTCATTTTCCCCCTTTATTACTACTCCGCAAATACATGATAAAGCCGCCTCTGCGATTCAAGGCTTAAACTTTATAACTTCGGCGGCTTACTTTGCCATGATGGCGAACCACCCTGAATATGTCGACTTTTTAACCCCATCTTTTCAAAGACGCTTAGAATCATCACAAAAATCACTTACTGAAGACGGTGAAATATTTTGTGCTATGTTTAACGATAACCCAAGCAGCCAGGAAACAGTCGAAGAATTTCAAGCCTACCTTGCCAAAGCAACTAAAGATATAAAAAAAATTTTGAAACAGGCTCGTTGGTGGTGGGAAAATTAA
- a CDS encoding FeoA family protein, with product MTKEIIGLRSLKVGQKAVVNKVNAEGDLGRRIREMGLVPGSEIEIVGRAPLNDPVALRLKGFTLSLRNNEADYITVNIA from the coding sequence ATGACTAAGGAAATAATTGGGTTACGTTCTTTAAAAGTAGGACAAAAAGCTGTTGTGAATAAAGTTAATGCCGAAGGCGACCTCGGTAGGCGTATTAGAGAAATGGGTCTAGTTCCCGGTTCAGAAATAGAGATAGTCGGAAGGGCTCCTTTAAATGACCCTGTTGCCTTACGCTTAAAAGGTTTTACTTTATCACTGCGTAATAACGAAGCAGATTATATTACCGTTAATATTGCTTAA
- a CDS encoding FeoA family protein gives MDTTDPLTKADKTCTLSEMPNGARVKVTGFSCDKALRSRLCALGITPGTELDLKHICNALSVKVKECNLVIDDNVASEILCTPLSECCCKKKRGFGCLKKLLSKTDE, from the coding sequence ATGGACACTACAGATCCTTTAACAAAAGCTGATAAAACGTGTACTTTATCCGAAATGCCAAACGGTGCAAGAGTTAAAGTTACCGGTTTTTCTTGTGATAAGGCTTTAAGAAGTCGGCTTTGTGCCTTAGGAATTACCCCCGGAACAGAACTCGACCTTAAACATATTTGTAATGCTTTATCAGTAAAAGTCAAAGAGTGTAACTTGGTTATTGACGATAATGTCGCTTCTGAAATTTTATGTACACCTTTATCAGAGTGTTGCTGTAAAAAAAAGAGAGGTTTCGGCTGTTTAAAAAAATTACTTTCTAAAACAGACGAATAA
- the uvrB gene encoding excinuclease ABC subunit UvrB, which produces MENKKFILHSPYEPKGDQPTAINSLVENLNLGIKDQILLGVTGSGKTFSVAKTIERVQRPALILAPNKTLAAQLYNEFKSLFPENAVEYFVSYYDYYQPEAYVPTSDTYIEKDSSINDNIDKLRHAATHSLLTRRDVIIIASVSCIYGLGSPEYYARLVIPIEEGQKLELDALITRLVEVQYERNDYDFHRGTFRVRGDALEIIPAYHHERALRIEFFGNEIESIREIDPLTGEVLNKTTKTVIFPASHYVSDRDNLTRAMSDIRTELQVRLSELQSDNKLVEAQRLEQRTQLDLEMLQELGYCNGIENYSRHLDGREQGSPPSCLLDYFPKDFILFADESHITIPQVGAMYKGDMSRKSTLVSYGFRLPSALDNRPLDFTEFLERIDQSVYVSATPGRWETEKAQGLVIEQIIRPTGIIDPDIEIRSTKGQIEDLLTECKKRATLNQRVLVTTLTKRMAEELTDFCNQHEVKTKYLHSDIDTLERMAIIQALRQKEFDVLVGINLLREGLDIPEVSLVAILDADKEGFLRSTGSLIQTIGRAARNSGGRVIMYADNITKSMRAALDESERRRTKQIAYNLEHNITPKSVVKEIDTAFSSLFIPTQQSTKYYPLAEPENPAAYDHKSIEDLGKEIQRL; this is translated from the coding sequence ATGGAAAACAAAAAATTTATTTTACATAGTCCTTATGAACCTAAGGGCGATCAACCAACAGCGATCAATAGCTTGGTTGAAAATCTCAATTTAGGAATTAAAGACCAAATATTACTCGGCGTAACAGGTTCGGGAAAAACTTTTAGCGTGGCTAAGACTATTGAAAGGGTACAGCGTCCTGCTCTTATTTTAGCACCAAATAAAACTTTGGCAGCCCAGCTTTATAATGAATTCAAGTCGTTGTTTCCTGAAAATGCCGTTGAATATTTTGTCAGTTATTACGATTATTATCAGCCCGAAGCTTATGTTCCGACTTCTGATACTTATATAGAAAAAGATTCTTCCATTAATGATAATATTGATAAACTACGCCACGCCGCAACTCATTCGCTTTTAACCAGACGAGATGTGATAATTATTGCCTCTGTTTCTTGTATTTATGGTTTAGGTTCGCCTGAATATTATGCACGCCTCGTTATTCCGATTGAAGAAGGGCAAAAACTTGAGCTTGATGCTTTAATTACTCGTTTAGTGGAAGTACAATATGAACGAAATGATTATGATTTCCACCGTGGAACTTTTCGAGTGCGTGGTGATGCCCTTGAGATTATTCCGGCTTATCATCATGAACGTGCGTTACGCATAGAGTTTTTTGGTAACGAAATAGAAAGCATTCGAGAAATTGACCCGCTAACAGGCGAAGTTTTAAATAAAACCACCAAAACGGTTATTTTCCCTGCGAGCCACTATGTTTCTGATCGTGATAATTTGACCAGAGCTATGAGTGATATTCGTACGGAATTACAAGTTAGATTAAGTGAACTTCAATCAGATAACAAATTAGTCGAAGCTCAACGCCTTGAACAACGCACTCAACTTGACCTTGAGATGCTCCAAGAGCTTGGATATTGTAATGGAATTGAAAACTATTCAAGACACTTGGACGGGCGTGAACAAGGTTCGCCTCCTTCTTGTTTGTTAGATTATTTTCCGAAAGACTTTATATTGTTTGCTGACGAATCTCATATTACAATCCCACAGGTGGGAGCTATGTATAAAGGTGATATGTCTCGAAAATCAACTTTGGTAAGTTATGGTTTTCGTTTACCTTCGGCTTTAGACAACCGCCCTTTAGATTTTACGGAATTTTTGGAAAGAATAGATCAGAGCGTTTATGTTTCGGCGACTCCGGGGCGTTGGGAAACTGAAAAAGCCCAAGGTTTGGTGATTGAACAAATTATTCGCCCAACCGGTATTATTGACCCGGATATTGAAATTCGCTCGACTAAAGGACAAATCGAAGACCTGCTTACGGAATGTAAAAAGAGAGCGACTTTAAATCAAAGAGTTTTGGTTACGACTTTAACTAAACGCATGGCGGAAGAGCTGACAGATTTTTGTAATCAACATGAGGTAAAAACTAAATATTTACATTCTGATATTGATACGCTTGAGCGTATGGCGATTATTCAGGCGTTACGTCAAAAAGAATTTGATGTTTTGGTGGGAATTAACCTTTTGCGAGAAGGTTTGGATATTCCCGAAGTTTCGCTTGTGGCGATTTTAGATGCCGATAAAGAGGGGTTTTTAAGGTCAACCGGCTCTCTTATTCAAACAATTGGGCGGGCGGCTCGAAACTCAGGCGGGCGAGTGATTATGTATGCAGACAATATTACAAAGTCCATGCGGGCAGCCTTAGACGAGAGCGAGAGAAGACGCACTAAACAAATTGCTTATAACCTTGAACACAATATTACGCCAAAAAGTGTTGTAAAAGAGATAGATACAGCTTTTAGCTCTTTATTTATTCCTACGCAACAATCAACAAAGTATTACCCACTCGCTGAACCGGAAAACCCGGCAGCCTATGATCATAAGTCTATTGAAGACTTAGGTAAAGAAATTCAAAGGCT